Genomic window (Alteromonas pelagimontana):
GCGCCTGGGCTTATTTGCGAGATGCGCAGCGCCAAACCTTGGCTTTACCGTTCACCGGTATGGCGGTCACTATTGATGTAGGCAATGGCGACGACATCCATCCTAAGCGTAAACGAGTGGTCGGGGAACGGCTATGGCTGCAGGCGGCAAGTAAGGTGTATGGCGATAATATCCTGTCCTCTGGTCCGGATTATCGAGCAATGGAAAACCAGGGTAGTCGCATCATCGTGCATTTTGACCATGACAAAGGCTTGCAAACCACCGACGGGCAAGCTCCTAAAGGCTTCATTATTGCAGGTAAAGATGGAGTCTTTTATAGAGGAAAGGCAACGATAAAAGGGCGTACTGTAGAGGTTCACCATCCACAAGTTAGCGAGCCCGTGGCCCTGCGTTATGCCTGGGCAGATAATCCAGCAGTAAATCTGGTAAACGCTGAAGGTTTGCCAGCTGTACCTTTTAGAACGGATAACTGGAACGCAGAACACGTAAGTGCGGCATCAGAATAAGCAACCCAAACAAAGATTGAGCAGAAAGTTAAACTGATATACTAATTCTCCCGTTGAGTGAGCACACATCAAGGAGGATTCGTACTAGTATTGTTTGGTATAAAATAAGGCTGCCACTGTTACCAGAGGCGCGATAACAGGGGCAGCCGCTTTAGCATCCAATTGCAATATGCACGTAAAGTGTATTAGCGTCTGCAAAAGCGCCGTATGGCTTCACGCAGTGATGGAAAAGCAATTGTCGTTAAATCAATTTTATCGCGCTCCAGCCAGTGAACCTGAAGAATTTCACTAGCTTCTGGAGTGAGTGTCGGGCGTGAAGACAGTTCAATCGAAAATACAGCATCACAGGTATGATACAGTACATCTGTATACCGATAGGTGTTAGGCAAAGACACAAAGTATTGCCAATCGGTCAAGGTTAACCCCAGCTCTTCTTCCACCTCTCGCGACAAAGCCTGCTCAAGAGATTCGCCGTGATCAACAAAACCGCCCGGCAGATCGAACATTCCTTTCCCCGGATTTCTGGCTCTCTGGGTAACTAACATGGCATTGTCACAAGTAATAATACCGGCCACCGCTGATGCCGTATTGTGATAATACACGAAGCCGCAGTCTGGGCAGCGATATTCAGAGCCGTTGATAGTTGAGATATTGGCGCTTCGGCATTGCGGACAAAAGTTAAACATAGTGACTCCGTAGTTACTGGCAACGCAGACGCAGCCAGTTGAATACTTCATTATGCGTCATACATAAATGATATAGGGTACTGGCGGGCATGGAAGCGTCAAGAATGTTGTTTTTTTCATCCCGACGATCGATATAATGTCCGGCACGTTCAGGGTGACGATAATGACGCATCAGACTTGATAGGGCGTTTGAGGCGTCGTTGACATAAGCATGGCTCTTGTTTTTTTCATTGGGAAACAATATTGTCATGGCCAGAGCTGCTTTCACCCATTCTGTCATAGGCCAGCAACGTTTGGTGCCTGTAATTACCTCGCCAGTTGCAGTCACGGCGTCAAGAAGTAGGTCAGAACTTTTGCAAAGACCAATTTTGAGTGCCTGGCGATAAAGCGTAGTGCAATATTTGTGTACAGGCTTGCCAGATAGGCTCC
Coding sequences:
- a CDS encoding NUDIX hydrolase, giving the protein MFNFCPQCRSANISTINGSEYRCPDCGFVYYHNTASAVAGIITCDNAMLVTQRARNPGKGMFDLPGGFVDHGESLEQALSREVEEELGLTLTDWQYFVSLPNTYRYTDVLYHTCDAVFSIELSSRPTLTPEASEILQVHWLERDKIDLTTIAFPSLREAIRRFCRR